From the Lolium rigidum isolate FL_2022 chromosome 2, APGP_CSIRO_Lrig_0.1, whole genome shotgun sequence genome, one window contains:
- the LOC124687069 gene encoding putative disease resistance RPP13-like protein 3, producing the protein MSITTWRPSSAISSTAEKLDDFVLPLVGREAQLADLGSALISDETKRPMVISVTGKSGVGKTKLVKERYEKSSTKRYFEVKAWVTCAPNLSASNIMKLILLRLVEGPLRCPKEKLGEMLRKELENHRYLLVIDGEVNSTEWSYMLDFLPTDIAESRVVRITQATNLEPPPASFEPKDIALDHFEEQNTSVNLFLATLFMDDKEKHCGSVIEEAVKGKHAQFIFNVTGGLPLAIVLLSGLLRTKEYPGEWEKVFKHLEGKSSESKRLDNILSMCFDDLPHDLKSCFLYFAGFPASTLVKARSLVCKWMAEGFLRPKEGKTMEKVGERYLHELIHRRLMNLPPLENAAPGDERVTVQTKVHDFLVLEAQEANFVEIHHGDDLPTLSTARRLSLQNHTDKYAALADPLPKLRSIMSNFEKEEPQGSAETREDSSRTHDGAACSPFSRKADSSEVMRKLLKGSRFLRVIYLDGLEIGNKLPSEIGSVVHLHYLGITSCSLGEIPASVGKLTRLQTLDVRGTDVTRLPSEFWKIRTLRHVFGSIVLPRRVGNLEQLQTLQAVKPDDDGGSWDSTTFASMKRLQSLYISGLTARNAHALVPVYALKYLVLLSISGDEISLDLFARSNYTRLQVMVLKGKTLSPSDWSKRFYFPSLTKLSLKNTKVSQEFINKLSELPLLASLALFRESLEGKCLSLTDGFQSLKELKLDVDVLEIIIMGQACPNLEKMELSIYSWDLNLQVRPEIADIIRLQDKFLYANVKRSKALQLL; encoded by the exons ATGTCAATCACCACTTGGAGACCATCCAGTGCCATATCATCTACTGCTGAAAAGCT GGATGATTTTGTGCTACCTTTGGTGGGACGAGAGGCCCAGCTAGCAGATCTGGGATCTGCACTTATTTCAGATGAAACTAAGCGCCCAATGGTGATCTCTGTGACAGGAAAGAGTGGTGTCGGCAAAACAAAGCTTGTGAAGGAGAGATACGAGAAGTCCTCTACCAAGCGTTATTTTGAAGTGAAGGCATGGGTGACATGTGCACCCAATCTCAGTGCCTCCAACATCATGAAGCTAATCCTTCTACGTTTGGTAGAGGGCCCACTTAGGTGCCCCAAAGAGAAACTTGGGGAAATGTTGCGGAAGGAATTGGAAAATCACAGGTACCTGTTGGTTATAGATGGTGAAGTTAATAGCACGGAGTGGAGCTACATGCTTGACTTCCTCCCAACAGACATAGCCGAGAGCAGAGTTGTGAGAATCACACAGGCGACCAATCTAGAACCACCACCTGCCTCCTTTGAACCAAAGGACATTGCGCTTGATCACTTTGAAGAACAAAACACAAGTGTCAATTTGTTCCTGGCAACACTCTTCATGGACGACAAAGAGAAGCACTGTGGCAGTGTGATCGAGGAAGCTGTCAAAGGAAAGCACGCTCAGTTCATCTTCAACGTCACTGGTGGCCTGCCACTGGCAATTGTGCTCTTGTCCGGCCTTCTGCGGACGAAGGAGTACCCTGGTGAATGGGAAAAAGTGTTTAAGCACCTCGAGGGAAAGTCCAGTGAATCAAAGCGGCTGGACAACATATTGTCCATGTGCTTTGACGACCTCCCACATGACCTCAAATCTTGCTTCCTCTACTTTGCCGGCTTCCCGGCGAGCACACTTGTGAAGGCACGTTCCCTAGTGTGCAAGTGGATGGCGGAGGGGTTCCTGAGACCAAAAGAGGGCAAGACAATGGAGAAGGTGGGCGAGCGCTACTTGCACGAGCTGATCCATCGGCGACTCATGAACCTTCCACCACTGGAGAATGCTGCTCCTGGGGACGAGCGTGTGACAGTACAAACCAAAGTCCATGACTTCCTGGTTCTTGAGGCACAAGAGGCAAACTTTGTCGAGATCCACCACGGCGATGATCTCCCCACACTATCCACTGCTCGCCGCCTTTCCCTGCAGAACCACACGGACAAGTATGCTGCTCTCGCTGACCCTTTGCCCAAGCTGCGGTCCATCATGTCCAACTTCGAGAAAGAAGAACCCCAAGGCAGCGCAGAAACCAGGGAAGATAGCAGCAGGACTCATGATGGAGCCGCATGCAGCCCCTTCTCCAGAAAGGCCGACTCTAGCGAGGTCATGCGGAAACTCTTGAAAGGATCTCGGTTCCTCCGTGTCATCTACCTGGACGGCCTTGAGATCGGCAACAAGCTTCCCTCTGAAATTGGGAGCGTGGTGCACTTGCACTACCTTGGCATCACCTCATGCTCCCTTGGCGAGATACCAGCCTCGGTTGGGAAGCTCACACGTCTCCAGACACTAGACGTCCGAGGCACGGATGTCACCAGACTTCCATCGGAGTTTTGGAAGATTCGGACCCTGCGGCATGTGTTTGGATCAATCGTCTTGCCTAGGCGAGTCGGCAACTTGGAGCAGCTGCAGACACTGCAGGCCGTAAAGCCCGACGATGATGGTGGCAGCTGGGACTCAACAACCTTTGCCAGCATGAAGCGCCTTCAGTCCTTGTACATCTCGGGCCTCACCGCTCGAAATGCGCATGCCTTGGTGCCTGTCTATGCGCTCAAGTACCTCGTGCTCCTAAGTATTAGCGGTGATGAAATTTCCTTGGATTTGTTTGCTCGCTCCAACTATACGCGTCTCCAGGTAATGGTTTTGAAGGGGAAGACTTTGTCACCTTCAGATTGGAGTAAGCGATTTTACTTCCCAAGCCTGACAAAGCTGTCTCTGAAGAATACCAAGGTGTCGCAAGAATTCATCAACAAACTAAGTGAGCTGCCTCTTCTGGCCTCTCTAGCTCTGTTCCGTGAGTCCTTGGAGGGGAAATGTCTCTCCTTAACCGATGGGTTTCAGAGTCTGAAGGAACTGAAGCTGGACGTGGACGTGCTGGAAATTATTATTATGGGTCAAGCGTGCCCCAATCTAGAGAAAATGGAGCTTTCCATCTACTCTTGGGATCTTAATCTCCAGGTCAGGCCCGAAATTGCGGACATTATCAGGCTTCAAGATAAATTTCTCTACGCTAATGTGAAAAGAAGCAAGGCATTACAGTTACTATGA
- the LOC124690013 gene encoding putative disease resistance protein At1g59780, protein MAEAVMGPLVGRLQELAMSEARAMMAVNDDVRSLRDKLMWMQAFLRDAEPRRRAKNDELIRVCLQQTRDAVFDAEDAVDQYFLQVDLSRPFAIVTKMPKHDVETGSNRAEFGHAPVDTETAHELAVTAFPAPSACH, encoded by the exons ATGGCGGAGGCGGTGATGGGGCCGTTGGTGGGGAGGCTGCAGGAGCTGGCGATGAGCGAGGCGCGGGCGATGATGGCGGTGAACGACGACGTCCGGAGCCTCCGCGACAAGCTCATGTGGATGCAGGCCTTTCTCCGCGACGCCGAGCCCCGGCGCCGCGCCAAGAACGACGAGCTCATCAGGGTCTGCCTGCAACAGACACGCGACGCCGTCTTCGACGCCGAGGATGCCGTCGACCAATATTTCCTTCAGGTCGACCTCTCCAG ACCATTTGCCATTGTCACCAAGATGCCGAAGCACGACGTGGAGACCGGCTCAAACCGCGCCGAATTTGGCCACGCGCCCGTGGACACAGAGACGGCGCATGAGTTGGCTGTCACCGCATTCCCAGCGCCGTCGGCCTGCCACTGA